The window GTTCACCGTCGCCTGAAGAACACCGGAAAGCCCATTCAATGCCCTTTCGACGGCGGCGGAGCAGGCCGCGCAGGTCATGCCTCTCACCGCAAAGTCGGTTCTGCTGCTCGAGATTCCGTACCCCTCCTCCTTTATCGCCGCGATGATCCTGTTCAGGTCGATGGGTGGCTCGATCTCGAGGGTCGCCTTCTCCGAAGCAAAATTCACCGACGCACGCTTCACCTCCTGCATCTTGCCGAGGGCATTTTCGACGGCTGCAGCGCAGGAGGCGCAGGTCATCCCGGTTATCGGCAGGTCGATCTTCTCCATGAAATCATTATAGCAAAAAAATATTGCCGGGCCTTAGACGAAAGGGAGTGTCTCTTACGGCAGGTGTGACTACGTCCTATATTCGGCGTTTATCCTCACGTAGTCTTCCGTGAGATCGCAGGTGAGGACTCTTGCAGAAGAATTGCCGATATGGAGATTGATGGTAATCCTGATCTCTCTCTGTCTCAGGACATCGGCCGCTTCTCCTTCCTTTCCGGTGGCGAGGCCACGCAGGACAATCCTCACCTTGCCGAAAGAGATGTCGGTCTTCTCTTCTCTCATCGAGATGCCCGAGTGACCGAGGGCCGCCATGATCCTTCCCCAGTTCGCATCGTTACCGTAGATGGCGGTCTTTACAAGGAGGGAATTGGCGACGGAAAATGCCGCCTTTTCCGCATCTCTCGTGTTCTTCGCATTTCTCACCTCTATCTCCACCAGCTTCGTAGCGCCTTCACCATCTCTCACGATCATTCTGCTGAGAGCGGATGTCACGTCGGAGAGCGCCCGGACAAACTTCTTGAAGTCCGCCGAGCCTTTCTCCACCGTCTCATTCCGTGCCATGCCGTTTGCCATGACGAGAACAGTGTCATTGGTAGACCTGTCACCGTCAATGGTTATCTTGTTGAAGGACTCCCGAACGGCGAGGCTCAGGGCAGCGTCGAGGGCCGAACGGGCAATGCGTGCGTCCGTAAGAATGAAACAGAGCATTGTCGCCATCAGGGGAGAAATCATCCCCGCCCCCTTGCATAAGCCGGTGATCGTAACGGTCCTATCAGCAAGCTTGAGCCTTCTGCTCACGACCTTCGGAAACGTGTCGGTCGTCATGATCGCTGCGGCAACATCGTCCACTGTAGATTTCCCCAGACCCTTTGTGAGCTTGGGAATCACCGGCCGTATCCGTCCCATCGGCAGCGGGGTTCCGATAACACCAGTGGAGCAGACATAGACACCCTTCATATTGATCCCGAGAGCGCACGAGACCAGTTCGGTCATCTCCAGGGCGTCTCTCATCCCCTCTTCGCCCCTGCAGGCGTTGGCATTGCCGCTGTTCACAACAATCGCCCTACCCCTGCCGCTCCGAATCCTCTTCATGTCGAGCTTCACGGGAGCCGCCTTCACCCTGTTCGTGGTGAAATTGCCGGACATGACGGCCTCTTGCTCGGAAAAGATAAGGGCGAGGTCCTTCCTTCCCGGTTTCTTGATGGCTGCTTCAGCAGCCGAGAAGAGATAACCCTTCGGCGTCATCGCGTTCTCTTTACCCATTTGCGGATTCTCCTATGAGGAAAAAGATTAAGACTAACATACTGTAAAGTGGTCCTTTTTGCAATACTGCTCGCCTCTCCCCTAAAGCGGCCCTGCTGGGGCGTCGCATCCCGTCATCCTTATGCCATAAAGTCTCAAACTCTCTTGGTTATTCTATTGACAGCGGAAAGGCCATACTGCTATAACTATAGCACGGTGATTCAAAAGACAAAAAAGATATGGATGGATGGCGAATTTGTCGATTGGGACAAGGCGAATGTGCACGTCCTTACCCATTCGCTCCATTACGGTCTCGGGGTATTTGAAGGCATACGATGCTATAAAACGAAGAAAGGCCCAGCGATCTTCAGGCTCAAAGAGCATGTGAAGAGGCTTTTCGGCTCCGCCCGCATTTTCTTACTCGATATGCCTTTTACACTGAGGGAGATAGAACAGGCTATCGTCGAAACGGTCAGAATCAATGGGGTAAAGGAATGCTACGTACGTCCCTTGGTGTACATAGGGTACGGTGCGATGGGGCTCTATCCGAAAGAAAACCCGGTAAGGGTATCGATCGCTGTATGGCCGTGGGGCGCATACCTCGGAGAAGAGGGGATCAGCAAGGGGATCAGGATCAAGGTCTCGTCGTTCATCAGGAACCATGTCAACTCCAACATGACGAGGGGCAAGGTCTGCGGCTATTACGTCAACTCCCAACTGGCGAAGAAGGAGGCGATTGCCTGCGGCTATGATGAAGCCATTCTGCTTGACACGGAGGGCTATGTGTCGGAAGGAAGCGGAGAAAATGTGTTCATGGTAAGGAACGCAATGCTCAAGACCACACCCCTCACCTCGATCCTTGAGGGCATCACAAGGGACAGCATCATTGAGATAGCTCGCAACGAACGCATCCAGGTCATGGAAGACCGGTTTACCCGGGATGAGCTCTATATAGCGGAGGAGGCGTTCTTAACCGGCACGGCCGCGGAAGTAACGCCGATCAGGGAAATTGACGGGAGGATTGTGGGGGACGGGAAGCCGGGCAGAATCACGAAAAGATTGCAATCGCTGTTCTTTGATGTCGTCACCGGCAAGAACAAGAAGTACGAATCCTGGCTGACCTACGTTTAGATCTGGTTGCCAAGAACAAACCCTGAGCGATAGGATCCACCCTGCTTGTTTCATCGAAAAAGGAATGCCCCTTGCCTTCATTATCGGATTTCACGAGGCACTGACGAACGATCACCAGCCCGTCTTAACAGCGGCCATTACGGATCGAAACCCGACATTTGATTGTTGCAGAGTTCGAGTCGTCATCCCCACATGATAGAAACCGTGGATGCCCGATCCCATCAGTCCGAAGACCGCTGTGTTCTCTTGCCTTAATTAAGATATAATATGGGTATAACGTCAGAGCTTCTCATTATACAATCATCCGCAAAAGCACAGGAGACGGGAGGTCGAATGAAAGTGAATACCATTACATGGTTCGCAGCTTCTTTGGTGCTGATCATTGCATCGGCGACAGCAAGTGTGGCACAGAGTCCCCAGGATGCGGGATGGCCCCGTCAACGAGTCGAAAACGGGAATGTCCTTGTTACGTATCAGCCTCAGGTTGACGATTGGAAGGACTTCCGCGAGTTGGACTGGAGGATGGCCATCGAGCTCACTCCGAAAGCTGGCAAAACGGCGGTGGGTGTCGTCGAACTGCACGGCCAGACAACCGTCGACAACGAAAACAAGATGGTCTTGATCGATAATCTGAATATCAAGAAGACCTATTTCCCTTCTCTCGATCCGGCAACCTCCGCGCAGATGGAGCAATTGCTCAGGACTTTCCTGCCGCCGGCCGTTACGATCACCATGCATCAGCTGGTGGCGGCAGTCCCCAAGAAGGAGTCGGTGTCGGGCGTGCAGCTGAAGAGCGACCCGCCTGTGATCTTCGTCAGCTATAGGCCGGCAATCCTTCTCGACATAGATGGTCAGCCGGTCCGCGCGCCAATCCAGAAGACCAAACTGGAATATGTGGTCAACACTCATTGGCCGCTTCTCTTCGACACGCAGAGCTCCATGTTCTATCTCCTTGTGGGTGAGCAGTGGCTGTCGGCAGCCGCACTGGATGGCTCCTGGTCGGTCGCAGCGAAGCTGCCGAAAGATATGAAGAAGCTGCCGAAGGAGACGCAGTGGGCAGATCTTAAGAATTTTATCCCTCCGCCGTCTGCAAAGCCCGACGCGGTAGTCCCGACGGTCTTCTACAGCACGAGTCCGGCTGAGATCATACTCCTTGACGGTAAGCCGACATATGCACAAATTCCGGGGACCCAGCTCCAGTACGCCACGAACACGATGAGCTACCTTTTCCTTTATACCCCGACAAACCAATATTACTATCTGACGGCAGGCCGCTGGTTCAGCGCTTCAAGTCTGAGCGGCCCGTGGACGTTTGCCACGCCCAACCTGCCTGCTGACTTTGC is drawn from Thermodesulfovibrionales bacterium and contains these coding sequences:
- a CDS encoding branched-chain amino acid transaminase, producing the protein MIQKTKKIWMDGEFVDWDKANVHVLTHSLHYGLGVFEGIRCYKTKKGPAIFRLKEHVKRLFGSARIFLLDMPFTLREIEQAIVETVRINGVKECYVRPLVYIGYGAMGLYPKENPVRVSIAVWPWGAYLGEEGISKGIRIKVSSFIRNHVNSNMTRGKVCGYYVNSQLAKKEAIACGYDEAILLDTEGYVSEGSGENVFMVRNAMLKTTPLTSILEGITRDSIIEIARNERIQVMEDRFTRDELYIAEEAFLTGTAAEVTPIREIDGRIVGDGKPGRITKRLQSLFFDVVTGKNKKYESWLTYV
- the argJ gene encoding bifunctional glutamate N-acetyltransferase/amino-acid acetyltransferase ArgJ, with translation MGKENAMTPKGYLFSAAEAAIKKPGRKDLALIFSEQEAVMSGNFTTNRVKAAPVKLDMKRIRSGRGRAIVVNSGNANACRGEEGMRDALEMTELVSCALGINMKGVYVCSTGVIGTPLPMGRIRPVIPKLTKGLGKSTVDDVAAAIMTTDTFPKVVSRRLKLADRTVTITGLCKGAGMISPLMATMLCFILTDARIARSALDAALSLAVRESFNKITIDGDRSTNDTVLVMANGMARNETVEKGSADFKKFVRALSDVTSALSRMIVRDGEGATKLVEIEVRNAKNTRDAEKAAFSVANSLLVKTAIYGNDANWGRIMAALGHSGISMREEKTDISFGKVRIVLRGLATGKEGEAADVLRQREIRITINLHIGNSSARVLTCDLTEDYVRINAEYRT